The genome window GGACTCGAGGCCGGCCTCCTCGAGCGTCTCCCGAACGGCGGCGGCGATGTTCGATTCCGTCGGCGAGTACGGCGCGCCGAGTGCGAGGTCGACGGTGACTGTCTCACCGTCGACAGACACATCGTTGACCAGCCCAAGTGAGACAATGTCGTCGCTGAGTTCCGGATCCTCGACTTCCCGGAGACGGTCGCGAACGTCGTCTTCGTCCATATTCAAACGTACTTCCGGGCGTCGAAAAGGGTTGTGTTCGGCTACCACCGCTCACGCTGGCTACCGCTCGAAATCGAACCGCGGCCCGCCGTACGTCGGCGGGTCGGGCTCGAGCTCGACGCCGCGTTCGTACCGAACGAAGTTCAGATAGTAGGGCCGCCCACAGCCGTCGATCGACTCTCCCTCGAGGTCCGTAACCGGGCCGTCCTCGCCGCAGACGAACGCGATTCCGTCCGCCGACTCGAGGTCGTCGTCGTCCGGCGTGGCGTACTCCCAGCCAGGCTGGGCGAGTTTCGTGACGGAGCGATCCGCGAGATCCGGAGCGCGTTCGACGCTCGTCACGGCCTTGCAGTGTGGACAGGTGTACCGAACGGTGACGGTCATCGAAGGGTCTAGGTACCGCGTTGACCTAAGACTGCGGCCTCCACTCAGTCGTTCCGAACCGTTTACTCGGTCGCACCCGCAGTGAGGGCCATGACCGAGTTCGATTCCGAGAAGTTCGATCAGAAGTACGTCCACTATTTCGACGAACTCCAGGCCGCGTACTCGAACGCCTACCAGCAACTCCACGGGCAGTGTGACTCGACGGTGCTCAAAGCGATCGACCGCAAGGTGCTCGCAGAGAGCGAACCGTTCTACGTGGGAGCGACGGAAGGCGAGCTAGCGAACGACTCGAGCGGGCAGTACGCGGGCGCAACCGACAGCCCGTTCCGGGTCGAGCTTCCCGACGACGTCCCCGACCGCGTCGGTCGCGTTGCTGACCACGACCAGTTCGACGTCGTCCTCGCCGAACTGGTCGAACGTATCGAACGGGAACTCGAGCGACAGTTCGAGTTCGAGTCGGACGACTGACTGCTGGGCGTACTCAAAGCCGATCACCGCTCGCGACCGACCAGGTCGGTCAACTGGCAGTCACGAGTAACTCCTCGTTCGGTTCGTCGTCCGCCCAGTTCGTTCCGGCCGGTGGCTGGACTTCGAACTCGACGGTGCCGGTGTGCTGGTCCGGCGGGAGCGTTAGGTCTACCGCGTTGAAGTCGAACTTTACTTCGTTTTCGCTCGTGTCCGGATTAGTGGTCTGTTCGACGAGTGCGTCGTCCATCCGGGCTGCACCCGGAACTGCGACGACCGTCGCGTTAGGGACCTCGTTCCCGTCTTCGTCAACGACGAACACGCTGAACGACTCTGCCTCGCTGCTGTCTGCCTCGAGCGTTTCGGCTTCGAACTCCACGTCGACTTCGGTATCACCCTCGAACGTATCGATCCCGCCGAGGATCTGTAACATGAGACCGAGCGATACGACACCGATAACGAGCGCGATCACGAGTCTGATCGGTAAGCCTTCGATCGCTCGATCGTCCTCGTGCAACGACCGCCTCGAACTGGAGCGTCGAACCGTCGGTTCGTTTCCGTTCCCTGCCTGCATGCCGTGGTTGGTCCCGTCATCTAACTTAAACAGTCGGACGAAGGTTGACGTACGAGAAGGAAACGAACACCGGCATGCGTTTCGTTATCGGACGTGGAGTCGACGCCGGGACGGACCAGACCGGTCACGTCGGGCAGTATCGAGCACTGGACGGAAGTGAGGGGGCAAACCTGTATCTCGATCTCGACAGTCCGCACGCGACGCTGATCGTTGGCAAGCGAGGGTACGGAAAGTCGTTTACGCTGGGAGTCGTTGCCGAAGAACTCGCCAGGGTATCGGGCGTCGCACCGGTTATCGTCGATCCGATGGGAGTGTTCTCGACGCTCGCCGCGCCCGCCGAGGGCGAGCCCGTCCCAGCGGACGTCGTCGACGAACCATCGATTTCGGCCGATGTGCTCGATCCACGCTCGTGGTGTTCGCTGCTCGGACTCTCGCCCGAGAGTGCCGCCGGGGCGCTCGTCTGGGAAGCCGCCCAAGAAGCGGAGTCGCTCGAGACGATGCGACGTCACGTCGAGGGAAGCGACGCACCGGAGGTCGATAGACGAGCAGCGATCAACCACCTCTCGCTGGCCGATTCGTGGGACGTCTTCGATCCCGATGGCCTCGACGCGGCGACGCTCTCGAGCGGCGCCGTCTCCGTCGTCGACGTCTCGGGGCTCGATTCGGCCCCGATGAACGCCGTTTGCCGGGGGATCGGGGAAGGACTCTATCGCGCACGCGTCGACGAGACGATCGATCGACTCCCGTGGCTGCTGATCGACGAAGCCCACACGTTCTTCGCCGGTGTCGCCAAGGCCGCACTCCACACGATTCTTACACGCGGGCGCGCTCCGGGTGTGAGTCTCGTCCTCGCGACACAACGGCCCAGCGCCGTCTCCGAGACAGCGATCTCTCAGTCCGACGTGTTGATCTCGCATCGCCTGACCGCGGAGGCCGACCTCGAGGCGCTTGCCGCCGCCCAGCCGATATATCTGAACGAGTCGCTCAAGGAACGACTCCCAACGGAACCAGGGGAAGTCGTGGTTATCGACGACGCGACCGAGACGGTTCACGCGGCACGGATTCGGGTTCGAGATACACCACACGGTGGCGATAGTCCGAGCGCGCGCGACGTGGCCGGTCTCGAGTGATCTCGAGCGGATCATCCGTTCGACTCGTTGCCGGGCAGCCACCCATTGTGATATTGTAGTTTAAATACGATCGGGCAAGCAACAGGGGTATGACGGATATCGATCGGCTCGATCAGCGGCTGGCTGCCGTCGAGCGCGTCGTCGTCGACGGCGACGTGACGCTCGAGGGACTGTCGGAGTTGACGTCGGTCGTAGAAGCCGTTGCCGAACTCGAATCGCGTCTCGAAGAACAAGAGGGTCGCCTTGCTGACCTCGAGGCGTCGGTGCAGTCGGTCGAAGGCTACGTCGGAACCATCGAGTCGGTCAACGACGACGTCGAACGACACGCAGCGTCCGCTATCGCCACGGTCGACAGACTCGAGCGTCGCATCGACACCCTCGAGGTCGAACTCGACGACCTCCAAGATGGCCTCCTCGAGGACGAACCGACGGCACAAAGCGGGGGCGATAGGGGAGAGGATGGCGGAAGAGAGGAGACCGGGAGCGATGACAGCGATGGCGATGGCGATGGCGATGGCGATTCCAGGAACCAGACGGCCGGAGACGGCTCGACGGTCTTCGAGTTCCGATCGTCCGACGAGAACCCGTCGCCCGAGCGATTAGTCGGGGAAATCGTCGGGAGCGAACCGCGGTCGTTCGTCGACGACGGCGTCGAGAGGCCGGTATCATCGGCGAACCAGATGGCAGTCGATTCCGCAATAAACGAGGGCGAACCGTCGACAACCGACGCCGACGGCGACACCGATGCCGATGACGGCAGTCTACTCGGATCGCTGCGGTCGCGGTTGTCATGATCCGGTACGTCGTGGCAGCGCTGTTGGCGGTCGCCATCGTGAGCGTCGCCGGACTGGCCCTCGACGACGGCGCGGCCGACAACACTGAACGTGAACTGCAGACTGGGATCTCGGATATCGAAGACGCAGCGATCGAGCTCTCCGAGAACGAAGAGCTCTCACCGGATACCCACCCCGATCCACGCCGGGTCGTCGATTTCAGGGTCCCGACCGGCTCGCTCACCGAAGCCGGCGTCTCACACCTCGAGATCGAACCAGTAGCAGGGGCGGACGCGAGTTTCGCCCGGTACGTCCTAACCGACGGCACGGATCACCGCGAGATCATCGAGGTGCGGATCGTCTACCGGGACGCGACGGACGCGCGGACGACCGAAATTCGCGGGAGCGGTACCCAGATGGTGACGCTCGTGTTGCGCCCCGACGCGGACGGGGATCCGGTCGTCGTCGTCGATCCCCCGGAGTAGACAGGTCCTCCGTACCGTCTTACCGACCGAACAGCGACTGACGGACGACGGTTTTCTGCGTCGGCGGTGAGAGTTTAAACCAGAAGCCGAGCCCAGATGAGATATGTCTACGGACGGGACCAGGCGAACGGTCCGGAGGGCCCTCTCGAGGATCGGCTTCGATGGGTTGCTCGGGGAGCCGGAGTCCGGGGGCCGTTGTAACTGCGAGATGGCGTTCGACGACCGGACGCTCGTCGTCGATGCGTCGAACTGCGACGGGCAGCTCGCGGAATCACCTGACTGTCGGGAATCGGTTGTTCGGGTACTGACAGAGCACGAGATTGACTCGATCGTGGTCCACTCGAGCGGGTTGAGCTACCGGTACGACCGTGGGCAGACAGCGTTATTCGGGGCCGCAGGCCGGTTCGTCGAACTCCTCGGAAGTCGTAATGAACCACTCGTGGGTGACGTCGCCCGCGATCCACTCGGTGCGGCCGACAGACTCGAAACCCGCGTCGACGAGCTCGGCGACGTTGCCATCGAGTCCGGCCTGCTCGATGTGGTCGACGGCGTCGACACGTACGCGGACGGTTTTTCGCCACGCGTCGGACTCGAAGTGGCAAACTACTTCATCGACCGCTCGATCGACGATACCGCCCGGCTCGTCGACGTCAGGGAACTCGAGACCGGAAGTACCGTCCGGATCTACGAACGCGAGGACCGATTGGCGTTGTACGAACTCGACGTCGTCGACCTGACGCTGTCACCGGCCCAACGTAACGTGGTCGTCGACGGCTACGAGGCGCTTGCCGAAGGATGGGTCGAGGGCGACCGCGCACCGTCGCGGGCGATCGAATTCGCCACGGGCGAACCGGTGGATCCGGTGCTGACGAGGGTGCTCGAGAAATACACGGAAGGATACGGAATTCTCGAGGACCTGTTCGCCGACCCTGACGTGACGGACGTCTACGTCACGTCGCCGGTGACGGCGAATCCGCTCCGGGTCGAACTCGACGGTCGGGCGATGGAGACGAACGTCCACCTGACGGAGACGGGCGTGAAAGCGCTCGCATCTCGCGTCCGGCGAACGAGCGGCCGAGCGTTTTCGCGGGCGAAGCCGACGGTCGACGCGACGGCGTCGCTGGCGAACGGCCGCGGGCTCCGAATCGCCGGGGTCACCGAACCTGTCGCTCGAGGCACGGCTTTCGCCTTCCGCGAACAGTCCGACGACCGGTTCACGCTCCCGGCTCTCGTGGCCAACGGGACGATCCCCGCGGAGGTCGCCGGCTTTCTTTCGACAGCCATCGAGCGAAACGCCGCAGCACTGATCGCCGGAACTCGCGGTGCCGGGAAGACGACGCTGCTCGGGACGCTCCTCTACGAGGTGACGCCCGATACCAGGACCGTCATCATCGAGGATACACCGGAACTGCCGGTCGACCCGTTGCAATCCGTGGGACGGGACGTGCAGGCGCTTCGGACCGGCACCAGCGACGGGCCCGAAATTTCGCCGACGGAAGCTCTGCGGACGGCTCTTCGGCTCGGAGACGGCGCACTGGTAGTCGGCGAGATCCGCGGTGAAGAGGCTCGAGTCCTCTACGAAGCGATGCGTGTCGGTGCGAACGCGAACGCCGTTCTTGGAACGATCCACGGTGACGGGGCAGACGAGGTGTACGAACGGGTCGTCTCCGACCTGACCGTTGAACCGTCGTCGTTCGGCGCGACCGACCTCGTCGTAACAGTCCAGGCCTATCGGACGCCAAACGGCCGGCGACGCCGGATTACCCGGATCGAGGAGGTACTCGGAACCGGCGACGACATCTGGTTCGAGTCGCTCTACGAACTCGATGGACGAAGCGCCGCACCGACGGGACGAATCGACCGGGGTGAAAGTCGATACGTCCACTCGATGGCCAGCCCGACAGAGGAGTACGCGGACGTTCGACGGGCGATCGCCGAGCGCACCGAACTGCTACGTGAACTGGCTGCAGACGGGCGAACCTCACC of Natrarchaeobaculum sulfurireducens contains these proteins:
- a CDS encoding type II/IV secretion system ATPase subunit; this encodes MSTDGTRRTVRRALSRIGFDGLLGEPESGGRCNCEMAFDDRTLVVDASNCDGQLAESPDCRESVVRVLTEHEIDSIVVHSSGLSYRYDRGQTALFGAAGRFVELLGSRNEPLVGDVARDPLGAADRLETRVDELGDVAIESGLLDVVDGVDTYADGFSPRVGLEVANYFIDRSIDDTARLVDVRELETGSTVRIYEREDRLALYELDVVDLTLSPAQRNVVVDGYEALAEGWVEGDRAPSRAIEFATGEPVDPVLTRVLEKYTEGYGILEDLFADPDVTDVYVTSPVTANPLRVELDGRAMETNVHLTETGVKALASRVRRTSGRAFSRAKPTVDATASLANGRGLRIAGVTEPVARGTAFAFREQSDDRFTLPALVANGTIPAEVAGFLSTAIERNAAALIAGTRGAGKTTLLGTLLYEVTPDTRTVIIEDTPELPVDPLQSVGRDVQALRTGTSDGPEISPTEALRTALRLGDGALVVGEIRGEEARVLYEAMRVGANANAVLGTIHGDGADEVYERVVSDLTVEPSSFGATDLVVTVQAYRTPNGRRRRITRIEEVLGTGDDIWFESLYELDGRSAAPTGRIDRGESRYVHSMASPTEEYADVRRAIAERTELLRELAADGRTSPEEIAAAYTDRR
- a CDS encoding DUF5783 family protein, encoding MTEFDSEKFDQKYVHYFDELQAAYSNAYQQLHGQCDSTVLKAIDRKVLAESEPFYVGATEGELANDSSGQYAGATDSPFRVELPDDVPDRVGRVADHDQFDVVLAELVERIERELERQFEFESDD
- a CDS encoding ATP-binding protein, with translation MRFVIGRGVDAGTDQTGHVGQYRALDGSEGANLYLDLDSPHATLIVGKRGYGKSFTLGVVAEELARVSGVAPVIVDPMGVFSTLAAPAEGEPVPADVVDEPSISADVLDPRSWCSLLGLSPESAAGALVWEAAQEAESLETMRRHVEGSDAPEVDRRAAINHLSLADSWDVFDPDGLDAATLSSGAVSVVDVSGLDSAPMNAVCRGIGEGLYRARVDETIDRLPWLLIDEAHTFFAGVAKAALHTILTRGRAPGVSLVLATQRPSAVSETAISQSDVLISHRLTAEADLEALAAAQPIYLNESLKERLPTEPGEVVVIDDATETVHAARIRVRDTPHGGDSPSARDVAGLE
- a CDS encoding DUF7311 family protein gives rise to the protein MIRYVVAALLAVAIVSVAGLALDDGAADNTERELQTGISDIEDAAIELSENEELSPDTHPDPRRVVDFRVPTGSLTEAGVSHLEIEPVAGADASFARYVLTDGTDHREIIEVRIVYRDATDARTTEIRGSGTQMVTLVLRPDADGDPVVVVDPPE
- a CDS encoding DUF7310 family coiled-coil domain-containing protein; protein product: MTDIDRLDQRLAAVERVVVDGDVTLEGLSELTSVVEAVAELESRLEEQEGRLADLEASVQSVEGYVGTIESVNDDVERHAASAIATVDRLERRIDTLEVELDDLQDGLLEDEPTAQSGGDRGEDGGREETGSDDSDGDGDGDGDSRNQTAGDGSTVFEFRSSDENPSPERLVGEIVGSEPRSFVDDGVERPVSSANQMAVDSAINEGEPSTTDADGDTDADDGSLLGSLRSRLS
- a CDS encoding DUF7382 domain-containing protein; this translates as MQAGNGNEPTVRRSSSRRSLHEDDRAIEGLPIRLVIALVIGVVSLGLMLQILGGIDTFEGDTEVDVEFEAETLEADSSEAESFSVFVVDEDGNEVPNATVVAVPGAARMDDALVEQTTNPDTSENEVKFDFNAVDLTLPPDQHTGTVEFEVQPPAGTNWADDEPNEELLVTAS